A genome region from Carassius gibelio isolate Cgi1373 ecotype wild population from Czech Republic chromosome A23, carGib1.2-hapl.c, whole genome shotgun sequence includes the following:
- the LOC127945149 gene encoding DAZ-associated protein 2, producing MNNKGSYPQAVYPQQSTAPVYPPAMQVPPQVSPYPDAPPPYSEVYQPRYMAPPPAHGQMPQMTSAYPGTQMYMPMHAQSVPMGAMGPSVPMAYYQMGPVYPPGSTVMVDGGFDAGARFGHSTSTSIPPPPPGHLPNAAQMAAMQGANVVMTQRKGNFFMGGSSGGYTIW from the exons ATGAACAACAAAG GTTCATATCCTCAAGCTGTTTACCCTCAGCAGAGCACAGCACCCGTTTACCCGCCTGCTATGCAAGTCCCTCCTCAGGTGTCTCCATATCCAGATGCCCCTCCTCCATACTCTGAG GTTTATCAGCCCAGGTATATGGCTCCTCCCCCAGCCCATGGACAGATGCCCCAAATGACCTCAGCTTACCCTGGTACTCAGATGTACATGCCCATGCATGCTCAGTCTGTGCCAATGGGGGCCATGGGCCCCAGTGTCCCAATGGCATATTATCAGATGGGGCCTGTGTACCCCCCTGGTTCCACCGTCATGGTGGATGGTGGATTCGATGCTGGAGCTCGCTTTGGGCATAGCACCAGTACCTCAATTCCT CCTCCACCTCCTGGACACCTCCCCAACGCGGCTCAGATGGCAGCCATGCAAGGTGCAAATGTTGTGATGACCCAACGCAAGGGCAACTTTTTCATGGGTGGCTCCAGCGGCGGTTACACCATCTGGTAA
- the LOC127945129 gene encoding POU domain, class 6, transcription factor 1 isoform X2, whose amino-acid sequence MDTEDLPASNAPLTVNEQVIVMSGQETIRVLEVEVDTALSSSGTDGKGESGGEEATVHILDVAEEAPLDSPVTTNTTTAVSLEVSAPAVQTVVSKAPISVSLAQPQSSLPITVQACPQVLTQDGLASLMTGMLAQQGSLGQPLLIPLSMAGSVGGQGGLAVLTWPTATVATLPGLAAASPAGGLLKLPFAGLQAATVLNSVQTQLQSPAQAVLQPQVSALQPTQTTTATTASVVQKVSEPSASVATLQTAGLSINPAIISAASLGAQPQFISSLTTTPIITSAVSNVTGQLITNAQGQVIGTLPLLFNPAAASALPAQGLQVQTVSPQLFFNSQGQIIATIGNGPTAAAPAATSVLPKATVPLTLTKTTTPGPVGRVAPSKVIIAPQPQVVKSVTSLTSAGAIACGDMPTVGQLVSKPQSAVNEEEAINLEEIREFAKNFKIRRLSLGLTQTQVGQALTATEGPAYSQSAICRFEKLDITPKSAQKLKPVLERWLVEAELWNQKGQQNLMDFVGGEPSKKRKRRTSFTPQAIEVLNTYFEKNSLPTGQEITEIAKELNYDREVVRVWFCNRRQTLKNTSKINVFQAQ is encoded by the exons ATGGACACTGAGGATCTCCCTGCAAGCAATGCGCCTCTCACTGTCAATGAACAG GTCATTGTCATGTCAGGACAGGAGACCATCCGTGTGTTGGAAGTGGAGGTGGATACAGCCTTGTCCTCTTCGGGGACTGATGGGAAGGGAGAGTCAGGGGGCGAGGAGGCTACTGTTCATATCCTAGATGTAGCTGAGGAGGCTCCATTGGACAGTCCAGTAACCACAAACACTACCACAGCTG TGTCTCTGGAGGTCTCAGCACCTGCAGTCCAGACCGTGGTCTCCAAAGCCCCCATCAGTGTGTCACTGGCCCAGCCTCAGTCCAGCTTACCCATCACTGTCCAGGCCTGCCCACAG GTCCTGACTCAGGATGGTTTGGCCTCTCTGATGACCGGCATGCTTGCACAGCAGGGTTCTCTGGGTCAGCCCCTGCTCATTCCTCTGAGTATGGCCGGGTCTGTAGGGGGTCAGGGGGGTCTGGCAGTGCTCACCTGGCCCACCGCCACTGTCGCCACCCTCCCTGGTCTTGCTGCAGCCAGCCCTGCCGGAGGACTGCTGAAGCTGCCATTTGCAGGACTGCAAG ctgCTACTGTGTTGAACTCTGTCCAGACGCAGCTGCAGTCACCTGCGCAGGCGGTCCTACAGCCCCAGGTGTCTGCTCTGCAGCCAACCCAGACCACAACAGCCACCACTGCGTCTGTTGTTCAGAAAGTGTCAGAGCCCAGTGCCTCAGTCGCAACACTTCAGACTGCAGGCCTGTCCATCAACCCTGCTATT attagTGCAGCTTCTCTGGGAGCTCAGCCTCAGTTCATCAGCTCTCTAACTACAACTCCTATCATCACCAGTGCTGTGTCTAATGTGACCGGTCAACTCATTACCAATGCACAGGGCCAG GTGATTGGAACACTTCCCCTGCTGTTCAACCCTGCGGCAGCTTCTGCGTTACCAGCTCAAGGCCTGCAGGTCCAGACCGTGTCTCCACAGCTGTTCTTCAACTCCCAGGGCCAGATCATTGCTACGATAGGAAACGGTCCAACAGCTGCTGCCCCTGCTGCCACCTCCGTCCTCCCCAAAGCCACTGTGCCCCTGACACTCACCAAGACCACCACACCG GGTCCCGTTGGGAGAGTGGCCCCTTCTAAAGTCATCATTGCTCCTCAGCCTCAAGTGGTTAAATCCGTGACATCCCTCACCTCTGCCGGTGCCATCGCCTGTGGAGACATGCCTACCGTGGGGCAGCTTGTCAGCA aGCCGCAGTCTGCTGTGAACGAAGAAGAGGCCATAAATCTGGAGGAGATCCGAGAGTTTGCCAAGAATTTTAAGATTCGACGGCTCTCTCTGGGGTTGACACAGACTCAAGTGGGCCAGGCTCTCACCGCTACGGAGGGTCCTGCCTACAGTCAGTCAGCCATATGCAG ATTTGAGAAGCTTGACATCACTCCTAAAAGTGCCCAGAAGCTGAAACCCGTGCTGGAGCGCTGGCTGGTAGAGGCTGAGCTCTGGAATCAGAAAGGTCAGCAGAACCTGATGGATTTTGTGGGCGGAGAACCCTCCAAGAAGCGCAAACGGAGAACCAGCTTCACACCGCAGGCCATCGAGGTCCTCAACACTTACTTTGAGAAAAACTCCCTTCCGACCGGCCAAGAGATTACAGAGATCGCCAAGGAGCTGAATTACGACCGAGAGGTGGTTCGGGTCTGGTTTTGCAACCGTCGACAGACTCTGAAAAACACTAGCAAGATCAATGTGTTTCAGGCCCAGTAG
- the LOC127945129 gene encoding POU domain, class 6, transcription factor 1 isoform X1 produces MDTEDLPASNAPLTVNEQLLGSCTLKFPAQDDQVIVMSGQETIRVLEVEVDTALSSSGTDGKGESGGEEATVHILDVAEEAPLDSPVTTNTTTAVSLEVSAPAVQTVVSKAPISVSLAQPQSSLPITVQACPQVLTQDGLASLMTGMLAQQGSLGQPLLIPLSMAGSVGGQGGLAVLTWPTATVATLPGLAAASPAGGLLKLPFAGLQAATVLNSVQTQLQSPAQAVLQPQVSALQPTQTTTATTASVVQKVSEPSASVATLQTAGLSINPAIISAASLGAQPQFISSLTTTPIITSAVSNVTGQLITNAQGQVIGTLPLLFNPAAASALPAQGLQVQTVSPQLFFNSQGQIIATIGNGPTAAAPAATSVLPKATVPLTLTKTTTPGPVGRVAPSKVIIAPQPQVVKSVTSLTSAGAIACGDMPTVGQLVSKPQSAVNEEEAINLEEIREFAKNFKIRRLSLGLTQTQVGQALTATEGPAYSQSAICRFEKLDITPKSAQKLKPVLERWLVEAELWNQKGQQNLMDFVGGEPSKKRKRRTSFTPQAIEVLNTYFEKNSLPTGQEITEIAKELNYDREVVRVWFCNRRQTLKNTSKINVFQAQ; encoded by the exons ATGGACACTGAGGATCTCCCTGCAAGCAATGCGCCTCTCACTGTCAATGAACAG CTTTTAGGTTCCTGCACTTTGAAATTCCCAGCACAAGACGACCAG GTCATTGTCATGTCAGGACAGGAGACCATCCGTGTGTTGGAAGTGGAGGTGGATACAGCCTTGTCCTCTTCGGGGACTGATGGGAAGGGAGAGTCAGGGGGCGAGGAGGCTACTGTTCATATCCTAGATGTAGCTGAGGAGGCTCCATTGGACAGTCCAGTAACCACAAACACTACCACAGCTG TGTCTCTGGAGGTCTCAGCACCTGCAGTCCAGACCGTGGTCTCCAAAGCCCCCATCAGTGTGTCACTGGCCCAGCCTCAGTCCAGCTTACCCATCACTGTCCAGGCCTGCCCACAG GTCCTGACTCAGGATGGTTTGGCCTCTCTGATGACCGGCATGCTTGCACAGCAGGGTTCTCTGGGTCAGCCCCTGCTCATTCCTCTGAGTATGGCCGGGTCTGTAGGGGGTCAGGGGGGTCTGGCAGTGCTCACCTGGCCCACCGCCACTGTCGCCACCCTCCCTGGTCTTGCTGCAGCCAGCCCTGCCGGAGGACTGCTGAAGCTGCCATTTGCAGGACTGCAAG ctgCTACTGTGTTGAACTCTGTCCAGACGCAGCTGCAGTCACCTGCGCAGGCGGTCCTACAGCCCCAGGTGTCTGCTCTGCAGCCAACCCAGACCACAACAGCCACCACTGCGTCTGTTGTTCAGAAAGTGTCAGAGCCCAGTGCCTCAGTCGCAACACTTCAGACTGCAGGCCTGTCCATCAACCCTGCTATT attagTGCAGCTTCTCTGGGAGCTCAGCCTCAGTTCATCAGCTCTCTAACTACAACTCCTATCATCACCAGTGCTGTGTCTAATGTGACCGGTCAACTCATTACCAATGCACAGGGCCAG GTGATTGGAACACTTCCCCTGCTGTTCAACCCTGCGGCAGCTTCTGCGTTACCAGCTCAAGGCCTGCAGGTCCAGACCGTGTCTCCACAGCTGTTCTTCAACTCCCAGGGCCAGATCATTGCTACGATAGGAAACGGTCCAACAGCTGCTGCCCCTGCTGCCACCTCCGTCCTCCCCAAAGCCACTGTGCCCCTGACACTCACCAAGACCACCACACCG GGTCCCGTTGGGAGAGTGGCCCCTTCTAAAGTCATCATTGCTCCTCAGCCTCAAGTGGTTAAATCCGTGACATCCCTCACCTCTGCCGGTGCCATCGCCTGTGGAGACATGCCTACCGTGGGGCAGCTTGTCAGCA aGCCGCAGTCTGCTGTGAACGAAGAAGAGGCCATAAATCTGGAGGAGATCCGAGAGTTTGCCAAGAATTTTAAGATTCGACGGCTCTCTCTGGGGTTGACACAGACTCAAGTGGGCCAGGCTCTCACCGCTACGGAGGGTCCTGCCTACAGTCAGTCAGCCATATGCAG ATTTGAGAAGCTTGACATCACTCCTAAAAGTGCCCAGAAGCTGAAACCCGTGCTGGAGCGCTGGCTGGTAGAGGCTGAGCTCTGGAATCAGAAAGGTCAGCAGAACCTGATGGATTTTGTGGGCGGAGAACCCTCCAAGAAGCGCAAACGGAGAACCAGCTTCACACCGCAGGCCATCGAGGTCCTCAACACTTACTTTGAGAAAAACTCCCTTCCGACCGGCCAAGAGATTACAGAGATCGCCAAGGAGCTGAATTACGACCGAGAGGTGGTTCGGGTCTGGTTTTGCAACCGTCGACAGACTCTGAAAAACACTAGCAAGATCAATGTGTTTCAGGCCCAGTAG
- the LOC127945129 gene encoding POU domain, class 6, transcription factor 1 isoform X3: MSGQETIRVLEVEVDTALSSSGTDGKGESGGEEATVHILDVAEEAPLDSPVTTNTTTAVSLEVSAPAVQTVVSKAPISVSLAQPQSSLPITVQACPQVLTQDGLASLMTGMLAQQGSLGQPLLIPLSMAGSVGGQGGLAVLTWPTATVATLPGLAAASPAGGLLKLPFAGLQAATVLNSVQTQLQSPAQAVLQPQVSALQPTQTTTATTASVVQKVSEPSASVATLQTAGLSINPAIISAASLGAQPQFISSLTTTPIITSAVSNVTGQLITNAQGQVIGTLPLLFNPAAASALPAQGLQVQTVSPQLFFNSQGQIIATIGNGPTAAAPAATSVLPKATVPLTLTKTTTPGPVGRVAPSKVIIAPQPQVVKSVTSLTSAGAIACGDMPTVGQLVSKPQSAVNEEEAINLEEIREFAKNFKIRRLSLGLTQTQVGQALTATEGPAYSQSAICRFEKLDITPKSAQKLKPVLERWLVEAELWNQKGQQNLMDFVGGEPSKKRKRRTSFTPQAIEVLNTYFEKNSLPTGQEITEIAKELNYDREVVRVWFCNRRQTLKNTSKINVFQAQ; this comes from the exons ATGTCAGGACAGGAGACCATCCGTGTGTTGGAAGTGGAGGTGGATACAGCCTTGTCCTCTTCGGGGACTGATGGGAAGGGAGAGTCAGGGGGCGAGGAGGCTACTGTTCATATCCTAGATGTAGCTGAGGAGGCTCCATTGGACAGTCCAGTAACCACAAACACTACCACAGCTG TGTCTCTGGAGGTCTCAGCACCTGCAGTCCAGACCGTGGTCTCCAAAGCCCCCATCAGTGTGTCACTGGCCCAGCCTCAGTCCAGCTTACCCATCACTGTCCAGGCCTGCCCACAG GTCCTGACTCAGGATGGTTTGGCCTCTCTGATGACCGGCATGCTTGCACAGCAGGGTTCTCTGGGTCAGCCCCTGCTCATTCCTCTGAGTATGGCCGGGTCTGTAGGGGGTCAGGGGGGTCTGGCAGTGCTCACCTGGCCCACCGCCACTGTCGCCACCCTCCCTGGTCTTGCTGCAGCCAGCCCTGCCGGAGGACTGCTGAAGCTGCCATTTGCAGGACTGCAAG ctgCTACTGTGTTGAACTCTGTCCAGACGCAGCTGCAGTCACCTGCGCAGGCGGTCCTACAGCCCCAGGTGTCTGCTCTGCAGCCAACCCAGACCACAACAGCCACCACTGCGTCTGTTGTTCAGAAAGTGTCAGAGCCCAGTGCCTCAGTCGCAACACTTCAGACTGCAGGCCTGTCCATCAACCCTGCTATT attagTGCAGCTTCTCTGGGAGCTCAGCCTCAGTTCATCAGCTCTCTAACTACAACTCCTATCATCACCAGTGCTGTGTCTAATGTGACCGGTCAACTCATTACCAATGCACAGGGCCAG GTGATTGGAACACTTCCCCTGCTGTTCAACCCTGCGGCAGCTTCTGCGTTACCAGCTCAAGGCCTGCAGGTCCAGACCGTGTCTCCACAGCTGTTCTTCAACTCCCAGGGCCAGATCATTGCTACGATAGGAAACGGTCCAACAGCTGCTGCCCCTGCTGCCACCTCCGTCCTCCCCAAAGCCACTGTGCCCCTGACACTCACCAAGACCACCACACCG GGTCCCGTTGGGAGAGTGGCCCCTTCTAAAGTCATCATTGCTCCTCAGCCTCAAGTGGTTAAATCCGTGACATCCCTCACCTCTGCCGGTGCCATCGCCTGTGGAGACATGCCTACCGTGGGGCAGCTTGTCAGCA aGCCGCAGTCTGCTGTGAACGAAGAAGAGGCCATAAATCTGGAGGAGATCCGAGAGTTTGCCAAGAATTTTAAGATTCGACGGCTCTCTCTGGGGTTGACACAGACTCAAGTGGGCCAGGCTCTCACCGCTACGGAGGGTCCTGCCTACAGTCAGTCAGCCATATGCAG ATTTGAGAAGCTTGACATCACTCCTAAAAGTGCCCAGAAGCTGAAACCCGTGCTGGAGCGCTGGCTGGTAGAGGCTGAGCTCTGGAATCAGAAAGGTCAGCAGAACCTGATGGATTTTGTGGGCGGAGAACCCTCCAAGAAGCGCAAACGGAGAACCAGCTTCACACCGCAGGCCATCGAGGTCCTCAACACTTACTTTGAGAAAAACTCCCTTCCGACCGGCCAAGAGATTACAGAGATCGCCAAGGAGCTGAATTACGACCGAGAGGTGGTTCGGGTCTGGTTTTGCAACCGTCGACAGACTCTGAAAAACACTAGCAAGATCAATGTGTTTCAGGCCCAGTAG
- the LOC127945134 gene encoding transcription factor CP2 isoform X1: MAWALKLPLADEVIESGLVQDFDASLSGIGQELGAGAYSMSDVLALPIFKQEESNLPPESDNKILPFQYVLCAATSPAVKLHDETLTYLNQGQSYEIRMLDNRKMEELPEINGKMVKSIIRVVFHDRRLQYTEHQQLEGWRWNRPGDRILDLDIPMSVGVVDPRANPTQLNTVEFLWDPSTRTSVFIQVHCISTEFTMRKHGGEKGVPFRIQIDTFKENEAGEYTEHLHSASCQVKVFKPKGADRKQKTDREKMEKRAPQEKEKYQPSYETTILTECSPWPEITYVNNSPSPGFNSSQNSFPVIEGNGSPTLQPEPVAQLADLSSHLFRRESESNQNLLPTATPQEAQQWLHRNRFSPFCRLFSNFSGADLLKLTREDVIQICGPADGIRLFNALKGRVVRPRLTIYVCQESQQTREQHQKHENGDGSSNTFFVYHAIYLEELTAVELTEKLAQLFSISPSQISQIFKQGPTGIHVLVSDEMIQNFQDEMCFVLDTMKAETNDGYHIILK; encoded by the exons ATGGCTTGGGCTCTGAAACTGCCCCTGGCCGATGAGGTGATTGAGTCTGGTCTGGTCCAGGACTTTGATGCCAGTCTGTCAGGGATCGGCCAAGAGCTCGGAGCTGGTGCTTACAGCATGAG TGATGTGCTAGCTCTCCCCATCTTTAAGCAGGAGGAATCTAATTTACCTCCGGAAAGTGACAATAAGATCCTTCCCTTCCAGTATGTACTGTGTGCCGCGACCTCCCCTGCCGTCAAATTACACGATGAGACACTCACCTACCTCAATCAAG GACAATCTTATGAGATTCGAATGCTGGACAATCGAAAAATGGAGGAGCTTCCTGAGATCAATGGGAAAATGGTGAAG AGCATCATCCGGGTTGTGTTTCACGATCGCCGTCTTCAGTACACTGAACACCAGCAGCTGGAGGGCTGGCGCTGGAACAGGCCCGGAGACAGGATCCTTGATTTAG ATATCCCGATGTCAGTGGGGGTGGTCGATCCCAGGGCAAACCCTACACAACTCAACACCGTGGAGTTCCTCTGGGACCCCTCGACAAGGACCTCTGTGTTTATTCAG GTCCACTGTATAAGCACAGAGTTCACCATGCGCAAGCATGGAGGTGAGAAGGGAGTGCCGTTCCGTATTCAAATTGACACTTTCAAGGAGAATGAGGCTGGGGAGTACACCGAGCATCTGCACTCCGCCAGCTGCCAAGTCAAGGTTTTTAAG CCTAAAGGTGCGGACAGAAAGCAGAAAACGGACAGAGAAAAAATGGAGAAACGAGCACCGCAGGAAAAGGAGAAATACCAGCCTTCATATGAAACCACCATTCTCACTGAG TGCTCTCCATGGCCTGAGATTACATATGTCAACAATTCCCCATCACCAGGTTTCAACAGCTCCCAAAACAGCTTTCCTGTGATAGAAGG AAATGGTTCACCCACTCTCCAGCCGGAGCCTGTGGCACAGTTAGCTGAT TTGTCGTCCCACCTATTTAGAAGAGAGAGTGAAAGCAATCAG AATCTGTTGCCCACAGCAACACCACAGGAAGCACAGCAGTGGCTCCATAGAAACCGTTTTTCACCATTCTGCCGTCTCTTCTCAAACTTCTCGG GGGCCGATCTTTTAAAACTGACCCGAGAGGATGTCATCCAGATCTGTGGACCTGCTGATGGCATTCGGCTGTTTAATGCACTCAAAGGACG GGTGGTCCGTCCAAGGCTCACCATCTATGTGTGCCAGGAGTCCCAACAGACTCGTGAACAGCACCAGAAACATGAGAACGGAGACGGGTCTAGCAACACATTCTTCG TGTATCATGCCATCTATCTGGAGGAGTTGACAGCTGTGGAACTGACAGAAAAGTTGGCTCAGCTCTTCAGCATCTCTCCAAGCCAGATCAGTCAGATCTTCAAGCAGGGACCCACTGGTATCCATGTGTTAGTCAGTGATGAG
- the LOC127945134 gene encoding transcription factor CP2 isoform X2 — MAWALKLPLADEVIESGLVQDFDASLSGIGQELGAGAYSMSDVLALPIFKQEESNLPPESDNKILPFQYVLCAATSPAVKLHDETLTYLNQGQSYEIRMLDNRKMEELPEINGKMVKSIIRVVFHDRRLQYTEHQQLEGWRWNRPGDRILDLDIPMSVGVVDPRANPTQLNTVEFLWDPSTRTSVFIQVHCISTEFTMRKHGGEKGVPFRIQIDTFKENEAGEYTEHLHSASCQVKVFKPKGADRKQKTDREKMEKRAPQEKEKYQPSYETTILTECSPWPEITYVNNSPSPGFNSSQNSFPVIEGNGSPTLQPEPVAQLADNLLPTATPQEAQQWLHRNRFSPFCRLFSNFSGADLLKLTREDVIQICGPADGIRLFNALKGRVVRPRLTIYVCQESQQTREQHQKHENGDGSSNTFFVYHAIYLEELTAVELTEKLAQLFSISPSQISQIFKQGPTGIHVLVSDEMIQNFQDEMCFVLDTMKAETNDGYHIILK, encoded by the exons ATGGCTTGGGCTCTGAAACTGCCCCTGGCCGATGAGGTGATTGAGTCTGGTCTGGTCCAGGACTTTGATGCCAGTCTGTCAGGGATCGGCCAAGAGCTCGGAGCTGGTGCTTACAGCATGAG TGATGTGCTAGCTCTCCCCATCTTTAAGCAGGAGGAATCTAATTTACCTCCGGAAAGTGACAATAAGATCCTTCCCTTCCAGTATGTACTGTGTGCCGCGACCTCCCCTGCCGTCAAATTACACGATGAGACACTCACCTACCTCAATCAAG GACAATCTTATGAGATTCGAATGCTGGACAATCGAAAAATGGAGGAGCTTCCTGAGATCAATGGGAAAATGGTGAAG AGCATCATCCGGGTTGTGTTTCACGATCGCCGTCTTCAGTACACTGAACACCAGCAGCTGGAGGGCTGGCGCTGGAACAGGCCCGGAGACAGGATCCTTGATTTAG ATATCCCGATGTCAGTGGGGGTGGTCGATCCCAGGGCAAACCCTACACAACTCAACACCGTGGAGTTCCTCTGGGACCCCTCGACAAGGACCTCTGTGTTTATTCAG GTCCACTGTATAAGCACAGAGTTCACCATGCGCAAGCATGGAGGTGAGAAGGGAGTGCCGTTCCGTATTCAAATTGACACTTTCAAGGAGAATGAGGCTGGGGAGTACACCGAGCATCTGCACTCCGCCAGCTGCCAAGTCAAGGTTTTTAAG CCTAAAGGTGCGGACAGAAAGCAGAAAACGGACAGAGAAAAAATGGAGAAACGAGCACCGCAGGAAAAGGAGAAATACCAGCCTTCATATGAAACCACCATTCTCACTGAG TGCTCTCCATGGCCTGAGATTACATATGTCAACAATTCCCCATCACCAGGTTTCAACAGCTCCCAAAACAGCTTTCCTGTGATAGAAGG AAATGGTTCACCCACTCTCCAGCCGGAGCCTGTGGCACAGTTAGCTGAT AATCTGTTGCCCACAGCAACACCACAGGAAGCACAGCAGTGGCTCCATAGAAACCGTTTTTCACCATTCTGCCGTCTCTTCTCAAACTTCTCGG GGGCCGATCTTTTAAAACTGACCCGAGAGGATGTCATCCAGATCTGTGGACCTGCTGATGGCATTCGGCTGTTTAATGCACTCAAAGGACG GGTGGTCCGTCCAAGGCTCACCATCTATGTGTGCCAGGAGTCCCAACAGACTCGTGAACAGCACCAGAAACATGAGAACGGAGACGGGTCTAGCAACACATTCTTCG TGTATCATGCCATCTATCTGGAGGAGTTGACAGCTGTGGAACTGACAGAAAAGTTGGCTCAGCTCTTCAGCATCTCTCCAAGCCAGATCAGTCAGATCTTCAAGCAGGGACCCACTGGTATCCATGTGTTAGTCAGTGATGAG